A region from the Wansuia hejianensis genome encodes:
- a CDS encoding GntR family transcriptional regulator encodes MKIEVRNPGESHAEFAYRVLRSNILTLNMKPGMVINEKEIAAQLKISRTPVHEAVLKLKYEFLIDVRARKESKVSYIDVDLINEGFFLRRTLETAVLKAAIHQIGPDTRKKLLDNLKEQREIIEQNRLDEFLECDDRFHQLIYLAANKPLSFEVVHQMGSHLTRMRYLIRILRSYEFIPDSYREHEQIVHMLTFGIPAEFDVASFVANHIKGFQNYLPNIEKEYKEYFRY; translated from the coding sequence ATGAAGATCGAAGTGAGAAATCCGGGTGAAAGCCATGCTGAATTCGCATACCGGGTATTGCGTTCCAATATCCTGACCCTGAATATGAAACCGGGAATGGTAATTAATGAAAAAGAAATTGCCGCACAGCTGAAAATCAGCCGCACACCGGTGCATGAGGCTGTTTTGAAACTAAAATATGAATTTTTAATTGATGTTAGAGCCAGGAAGGAATCAAAAGTATCTTATATTGACGTTGATTTGATTAACGAAGGTTTTTTTCTGCGGCGTACTTTGGAAACTGCTGTCCTGAAAGCAGCAATCCATCAGATCGGTCCGGATACCAGGAAAAAACTGCTGGACAACCTGAAGGAACAGAGGGAGATTATTGAGCAGAACCGGCTGGATGAATTTCTAGAGTGTGACGACAGGTTCCATCAGCTGATCTATCTCGCGGCCAATAAACCCCTCAGCTTTGAGGTGGTTCACCAGATGGGGTCCCATCTGACCCGGATGAGATATCTGATACGGATTCTGCGCAGCTATGAATTCATACCGGACAGTTACCGGGAACATGAGCAGATCGTCCACATGCTGACCTTTGGAATACCGGCGGAATTCGATGTGGCTTCATTTGTGGCCAATCATATCAAGGGATTCCAGAACTATCTGCCCAATATTGAAAAGGAATATAA